Below is a genomic region from Spartinivicinus marinus.
AGCCTAATAGTCCAAACAAAGCTTCACGAATTTCATCTACTTCGCCAGTGCCTTTTATTTTGCCATACTTAGCGGCACCTGGCTGATCGGCCTTAGATTTATAAAAGTCAATCAAAGGCGCTGTTTGCTCATGATATACTTTTAAACGATGGCGAACGGTTTCTTCTGTGTCATCGTCCCTTTGCATTAGAGGCTCACCTGTTACATCATCTTTATTTGGCTCTTTTGATGGATTATAAACCAAATGATATATACGACCACTCGCCTCATGAATGCGTCGCCCAGTTAGGCGCTTAACAATCTCTTCATCATCAACAGCAATTTCTACTACATTATCGATTTTAATACCAGCTTGCTCCAATGCTTCAGCTTGAGGAATAGTTCTTGGGAAGCCATCAAAAAGAAAACCGTTTTTACAGTCTGGCTGAGCAATCCGCTCCTTAACCAAATCTATAATGATATCATCAGAAACTAACCCACCTGACTCCATAACTGCTTTAACTTTAAGACCTAATGGGCTTTCAGCTTTGACTGCCGCACGCAGCATGTCTCCAGTGGAAATTTGTGGGATATTGTAATGTTTTACAATATTTTGCGCCTGGGTACCTTTCCCTGCCCCTGGTGCTCCCAGCAAAATAACTCGCATGTTGTCATTGCTCCTGTAGTTTAAAAGAACTACTGATAGCCTCATCAAAGACTAACTTTGTAGTGAAATCATTTTTCTGCAAAGATACACAGGTATCACAGGCGACACAAGGCTAGGGCCTATTGGCGTTTACCTGAAACTTATGTTGTGACTAAAAAAGCCTCAATCCCTCTTATCCCAACGTCAAGCAACGAGGCTATGGTTAATCTGACTTAAACAC
It encodes:
- the adk gene encoding adenylate kinase yields the protein MRVILLGAPGAGKGTQAQNIVKHYNIPQISTGDMLRAAVKAESPLGLKVKAVMESGGLVSDDIIIDLVKERIAQPDCKNGFLFDGFPRTIPQAEALEQAGIKIDNVVEIAVDDEEIVKRLTGRRIHEASGRIYHLVYNPSKEPNKDDVTGEPLMQRDDDTEETVRHRLKVYHEQTAPLIDFYKSKADQPGAAKYGKIKGTGEVDEIREALFGLLG